The Antarcticibacterium flavum genome contains the following window.
ACACGGCCCTGCGCTATAATTGTGTTTTTTCATAAAGCTTGTATTTGAACAAAGATGCTAAAACTAGCCAGAATTTTATGTTAGTAAATGATTAAATAGTCCCCCACAAGTTACAAAAGTGGGAAGTCAAATAAAAATAGATTTATGGATGTGTAGGCGGTTGCCACAAACAAACGTAAGTAAGTACTTATAGGCTTCTTAAAAATGCCAGGGTATCTACATTGTCTGCATAATCCCATAAAGCAGGTAGTTGAGTTTGCCCAAAATTCACATTTTTGGGTTCATAACCTCCGGTAACCACGCATTGTAAATTTTCCTTATTGAGGCCCAGGTTTTTCTCCAATTGCTCCCTGCCGGAATAGGTCTCATAGAATACACTGCCAATTGGCGACCCAAAACCCGGATCTTCTTTCAGGATCAAAAAGCCATTATCAAGAAACTTAAATTTGCTCATGAGATAAACAGCCTTGTTATAATCATAATTATTGGCATATTTGGCGTGGTCCAGTAACCGCTCCCAGGTTGATAAAGCTTTATAGAAAGAATCAAAGTCATATCCCTGCGGAACATATAATTTTGAAACATTCCTGCACCCCAAACCAAAGTATCTGAAAATATCCTCTCCAAGCGCCTCCAGTTCTTCCCTGCTCTCGTTGCCGGTAAGAACAGCGACAGAATTGCGGTTCTTCCTTATTATTGAAGGTTTTCCTTTGAAATAATATTCAAAATATCTCGCAGTATTATTGCTGCCCGTTGCGATCACAGCATCAAAATGGGGTAAACGATCCTCTGTAAAATTTATCTTGTCTTTATATGCAGGTTCCACTAAACTCAGAAATCTCGCTATTAACGGCAGGAATTTTTTATCATTGGAAGATTGCTTTACGATCAATTTATGACCGGATATCAAAACCGAAAGAAAATCGTGAAAACCTACCATGGGAATATTCCCTGCCATTATTATTGCAACAGTCTTATCGCTTTCATTTTCAAAATTATAGGAGGAAATCCAGGTGTCAAGATTTTCCTTAGTAAGAGCACTGCTCCATTGCTCAAGCGAAAAAAGTACATTTTCCCGGGTGAACCAGCCGTTGTAATGAACAGCCATATTTATTTGCTCCTCAAAATCCTGCTCTAAAGCAGTATAAGCAGGGTTTTGATTGTCAAGCTTCAAACCTTGATTTGTAAACCGGCCCAAAAACTTTCCAAGTTCGGTGAAATGTGATTTTCGCTGCTGTATTGTCATCGGGCTAATTTGGTTATGAATTGATTTGGCTTTAAATTTGTGGGCGAAATTAAAAGTTATTGATCAAACTTTCGACTATAATTCAAAATAAATCCCTTACAGAATTGGGAAGCCTTTGAATTTCAGGTTAAATTTACTAATAAAAGAGCTATGGCAATTATTATAACAGATGAATGTATAAACTGCGGGGCCTGTGAACCCGAGTGCCCCAACACTGCGATCTATGAAGGAGCAGATGACTGGCGGTATGCAGATGGGACAGACCTTGAGGGAAATGTTGTACTTCCCAATGGACGTAAGGCAAATGCCAATGAGGCACAGGAGCCTATTAGCGATGAGATCTATTATATAGTACCAGACAAGTGTACCGAATGTAAAGGATTTCATGAAGAGCCTCAATGTGCAGCTGTGTGCCCTGTGGACTGCTGTGTGCCAGATGAGGATAATGTAGAAACAGAGGAAGAGTTACTCGCAAAGCAACGGTTTATGCACAATGATTAATTTCATTGGAATAACATAACCTACATCAAATAAGGAATCCCGCCATACCGGCGGGATTTTATTTTTTAGCTGATAAGGTATTTTAACTCATTCCTGTAAGTAGAAGGAGTCTTACCGGTATACTTTTTAAACTGCCTGTTAAAATGACTAAAGTTATTAAAGCCGCTGTCAAAGCAAACATCAAGAATACTAATTTGTTTTTCATGAAGTAATTTAGCTGCGTGTGCCAGCCGGTACTCGTTGACAAATTGTATAAAGGTCTTTCCGGTTATTTTTTTGAAATACCTGCAAAATGATTGCTCGGTCATACTTACCATGTTTGCTACTTCCTCCAGGGATATTTGCCGGTGAAATTCCTCCTTGACAAAATTAAAAATGATATTGATGCGGTTATTATCCTGCAGTTCGGCTTCGAGGATATAGCCGCGGGCATTGAGTATAGTATAATTCTCAGCTTCTTCCAGCATTTTTAGGATATTAAGTAACCCAAGAAGGCGGTCATAGTGGTCCTTATCTTTTAATTCCTCTATAGCACCACCAATAATCCGCTTTTCACTGCCGTGATAAACTATTCCCATTTTTGCACTTTCCAGTAAAGATTGCACATTGCGCATCTCTGGAATTTCAAAGAAGGAAGAGCCAAGGAAATCTGGTTTCATTTGAATAACAGTTTCACATTCATTCCGGCTTAAACCATCAGTAAAACCACAGTGAGGTAAATTTGATCCTATAAGAATAAGATCTCCCTTACGAAAATAAGACACATGGCTTCCAATTTGTCTTTTCCCCGAGCCGCCATTCACATACACGAGTTCGATCTCGGGATGATAATGCCAGAAAGTGTGATTTTTATTTTGATGTGTTCTGGTATATGTGCGATAAGAAAAG
Protein-coding sequences here:
- a CDS encoding acyl-CoA reductase; amino-acid sequence: MTIQQRKSHFTELGKFLGRFTNQGLKLDNQNPAYTALEQDFEEQINMAVHYNGWFTRENVLFSLEQWSSALTKENLDTWISSYNFENESDKTVAIIMAGNIPMVGFHDFLSVLISGHKLIVKQSSNDKKFLPLIARFLSLVEPAYKDKINFTEDRLPHFDAVIATGSNNTARYFEYYFKGKPSIIRKNRNSVAVLTGNESREELEALGEDIFRYFGLGCRNVSKLYVPQGYDFDSFYKALSTWERLLDHAKYANNYDYNKAVYLMSKFKFLDNGFLILKEDPGFGSPIGSVFYETYSGREQLEKNLGLNKENLQCVVTGGYEPKNVNFGQTQLPALWDYADNVDTLAFLRSL
- a CDS encoding 4Fe-4S dicluster domain-containing protein; translation: MAIIITDECINCGACEPECPNTAIYEGADDWRYADGTDLEGNVVLPNGRKANANEAQEPISDEIYYIVPDKCTECKGFHEEPQCAAVCPVDCCVPDEDNVETEEELLAKQRFMHND
- a CDS encoding AraC family transcriptional regulator, whose translation is MKNSIKPTFEKVEPAFGSSFSYRTYTRTHQNKNHTFWHYHPEIELVYVNGGSGKRQIGSHVSYFRKGDLILIGSNLPHCGFTDGLSRNECETVIQMKPDFLGSSFFEIPEMRNVQSLLESAKMGIVYHGSEKRIIGGAIEELKDKDHYDRLLGLLNILKMLEEAENYTILNARGYILEAELQDNNRINIIFNFVKEEFHRQISLEEVANMVSMTEQSFCRYFKKITGKTFIQFVNEYRLAHAAKLLHEKQISILDVCFDSGFNNFSHFNRQFKKYTGKTPSTYRNELKYLIS